A window of the Chlorocebus sabaeus isolate Y175 chromosome 8, mChlSab1.0.hap1, whole genome shotgun sequence genome harbors these coding sequences:
- the GSDMD gene encoding gasdermin-D isoform X1, with product MGSAFEWVVRRVVQELDHSGELIPMTSPKDSPGFQPYFLVVRKPSSSWFWKPCYKRLNLSIKDILEPDAPEPDLQRGSTFHFYDAVDGQLRAGVELSAPGQAKIAGGASVSDSSSTSMHVYSLSVDPNTWQTLLHERHLRQPEHKILQQLRSRGDNVYVVTEVLQTQKEVEVTRTQKREGSGQFSLPGAMCLQGEGQGHLSQKKTVTIPSGSILAFRVAQLVINSDLDILLFPDKKQRTFQPPPTGHKPSRSVGAWPQLPSVLSMMGCLHNLSADGVPAEETFTEDFQGLRAEVEAISKELELLDRALCQLLLEGLEGVLRDQLALRTLEEALEQGPSLGPVESLDGPAGAVLECLVLESRMLVPELVVPVVYLLGALTMLSETQHELLAEALESQTLLGPLELVGSLLEQSAPWQERSTMSLPPGLLGSSWGEGAPAWVLLEECGLELGEDTPHVCWEPQAQGRMCALYASLTLLSGLSQEPH from the exons ATGGGGTCAGCCTTTGAGTGGGTGGTCCGGAGAGTGGTCCAGGAGCTGGACCACAGTGGGGAGCTCATCCCCATGACCAGCCCAAAGGACTCCCCTGGCTTCCAGCCCTACTTCCTGGTGGTCAGGAAGCCCTCAAGCTCATGGTTCTGGAAACCCTGTTATAAGCGTCTCAACCTGTCAATCAAGGACATCCTGGAGCCGGATGCCCCAGAACCAG ATTTGCAGCGTGGCAGCACCTTCCACTTCTACGACGCCGTGGATGGGCAGCTACGGGCCGGTGTGGAGCTGTCAGCCCCAGGACAGGCAAAGATCGCAGGCGGGGCCTCGGTGTCTGACAGCTCCAGCACCTCAATGCATGTGTACTCGCTGAGTGTGGACCCGAACACCTGGCAGACCCTGCTCCATGAGAG gcacctgcggCAGCCAGAGCACAAAATCCTGCAGCAGCTGCGGAGCCGCGGGGACAACGTGTATGTGGTGACGGAGGTGCTACAGACGCAGAAGGAGGTGGAAGTCACACGGACCCAGAAGCGGGAGGGTTCGGGCCAGTTTTCCCTGCCAGGAGCCATGTGCTTGCAG GGTGAGGGCCAGGGCCACCTGAGCCAGAAGAAGACGGTCACCATCCCCTCAGGCAGCATCCTCGCATTTCGAGTGGCCCAGCTGGTTATTAACTCTGACTTGG ACATCCTTCTCTTCCCGGATAAGAAGCAGAGGACCTTCCAGCCGCCCCCGACAG GCCACAAGCCTTCCAGGAGTGTAGGCGCCTGGCCACAGCTGCCCTCAGTCCTCTCCATGATGGGGTGCCTCCACAACTTGTCGGCAG ATGGGGTCCCTGCGGAGGAGACGTTCACTGAAGACTTCCAGGGCCTAAGGGCAGAGGTGGAGGCCATCTCCAAGGAACTGGAGCTCTTGGACAGAGCGCTGTGCCAGCTGCTGCTGGAGGGCCTGGAGGGGGTGCTGCGGGACCAGCTGGCCCTGCGAACCTTGGAGGAGGCG CTGGAGCAGGGCCCGAGCCTTGGGCCAGTGGAGTCCCTGGACGGTCCAGCAGGTGCTGTCCTGGAGTGCCTGGTGTTGGAATCCAGAATGCTGGTGCCGGAACTTGTCGTCCCCGTTGTCTACCTGCTGGGGGCACTGACCA TGCTGAGTGAAACGCAGCACGAGCTGCTGGCGGAGGCGCTGGAGTCGCAGACCCTGTTGGGGCCGCTCGAGCTG GTGGGCAGCCTCTTGGAGCAGAGTGCCCCGTGGCAGGAGCGCAGCACCATGTCCCTGCCCCCCGGGCTCCTGGGGAGCAGCTGGGGTGAAGGGGCACCGGCCTGGGTCTTGCTGGAGGAGTGtggcctggagctgggggaggacACGCCCCACGTGTGCTGGGAGCCGCAGGCCCAGGGCCGCATGTGTGCACTCTACGCCTCCCTGACACTGCTATCGGGACTGAGCCAGGAGCCCCACTAG
- the GSDMD gene encoding gasdermin-D isoform X2, whose protein sequence is MGSAFEWVVRRVVQELDHSGELIPMTSPKDSPGFQPYFLVVRKPSSSWFWKPCYKRLNLSIKDILEPDAPEPDLQRGSTFHFYDAVDGQLRAGVELSAPGQAKIAGGASVSDSSSTSMHVYSLSVDPNTWQTLLHERHLRQPEHKILQQLRSRGDNVYVVTEVLQTQKEVEVTRTQKREGSGQFSLPGAMCLQGEGQGHLSQKKTVTIPSGSILAFRVAQLVINSDLDILLFPDKKQRTFQPPPTDGVPAEETFTEDFQGLRAEVEAISKELELLDRALCQLLLEGLEGVLRDQLALRTLEEALEQGPSLGPVESLDGPAGAVLECLVLESRMLVPELVVPVVYLLGALTMLSETQHELLAEALESQTLLGPLELVGSLLEQSAPWQERSTMSLPPGLLGSSWGEGAPAWVLLEECGLELGEDTPHVCWEPQAQGRMCALYASLTLLSGLSQEPH, encoded by the exons ATGGGGTCAGCCTTTGAGTGGGTGGTCCGGAGAGTGGTCCAGGAGCTGGACCACAGTGGGGAGCTCATCCCCATGACCAGCCCAAAGGACTCCCCTGGCTTCCAGCCCTACTTCCTGGTGGTCAGGAAGCCCTCAAGCTCATGGTTCTGGAAACCCTGTTATAAGCGTCTCAACCTGTCAATCAAGGACATCCTGGAGCCGGATGCCCCAGAACCAG ATTTGCAGCGTGGCAGCACCTTCCACTTCTACGACGCCGTGGATGGGCAGCTACGGGCCGGTGTGGAGCTGTCAGCCCCAGGACAGGCAAAGATCGCAGGCGGGGCCTCGGTGTCTGACAGCTCCAGCACCTCAATGCATGTGTACTCGCTGAGTGTGGACCCGAACACCTGGCAGACCCTGCTCCATGAGAG gcacctgcggCAGCCAGAGCACAAAATCCTGCAGCAGCTGCGGAGCCGCGGGGACAACGTGTATGTGGTGACGGAGGTGCTACAGACGCAGAAGGAGGTGGAAGTCACACGGACCCAGAAGCGGGAGGGTTCGGGCCAGTTTTCCCTGCCAGGAGCCATGTGCTTGCAG GGTGAGGGCCAGGGCCACCTGAGCCAGAAGAAGACGGTCACCATCCCCTCAGGCAGCATCCTCGCATTTCGAGTGGCCCAGCTGGTTATTAACTCTGACTTGG ACATCCTTCTCTTCCCGGATAAGAAGCAGAGGACCTTCCAGCCGCCCCCGACAG ATGGGGTCCCTGCGGAGGAGACGTTCACTGAAGACTTCCAGGGCCTAAGGGCAGAGGTGGAGGCCATCTCCAAGGAACTGGAGCTCTTGGACAGAGCGCTGTGCCAGCTGCTGCTGGAGGGCCTGGAGGGGGTGCTGCGGGACCAGCTGGCCCTGCGAACCTTGGAGGAGGCG CTGGAGCAGGGCCCGAGCCTTGGGCCAGTGGAGTCCCTGGACGGTCCAGCAGGTGCTGTCCTGGAGTGCCTGGTGTTGGAATCCAGAATGCTGGTGCCGGAACTTGTCGTCCCCGTTGTCTACCTGCTGGGGGCACTGACCA TGCTGAGTGAAACGCAGCACGAGCTGCTGGCGGAGGCGCTGGAGTCGCAGACCCTGTTGGGGCCGCTCGAGCTG GTGGGCAGCCTCTTGGAGCAGAGTGCCCCGTGGCAGGAGCGCAGCACCATGTCCCTGCCCCCCGGGCTCCTGGGGAGCAGCTGGGGTGAAGGGGCACCGGCCTGGGTCTTGCTGGAGGAGTGtggcctggagctgggggaggacACGCCCCACGTGTGCTGGGAGCCGCAGGCCCAGGGCCGCATGTGTGCACTCTACGCCTCCCTGACACTGCTATCGGGACTGAGCCAGGAGCCCCACTAG
- the GSDMD gene encoding gasdermin-D isoform X3 translates to MHVYSLSVDPNTWQTLLHERHLRQPEHKILQQLRSRGDNVYVVTEVLQTQKEVEVTRTQKREGSGQFSLPGAMCLQGEGQGHLSQKKTVTIPSGSILAFRVAQLVINSDLDILLFPDKKQRTFQPPPTGHKPSRSVGAWPQLPSVLSMMGCLHNLSADGVPAEETFTEDFQGLRAEVEAISKELELLDRALCQLLLEGLEGVLRDQLALRTLEEALEQGPSLGPVESLDGPAGAVLECLVLESRMLVPELVVPVVYLLGALTMLSETQHELLAEALESQTLLGPLELVGSLLEQSAPWQERSTMSLPPGLLGSSWGEGAPAWVLLEECGLELGEDTPHVCWEPQAQGRMCALYASLTLLSGLSQEPH, encoded by the exons ATGCATGTGTACTCGCTGAGTGTGGACCCGAACACCTGGCAGACCCTGCTCCATGAGAG gcacctgcggCAGCCAGAGCACAAAATCCTGCAGCAGCTGCGGAGCCGCGGGGACAACGTGTATGTGGTGACGGAGGTGCTACAGACGCAGAAGGAGGTGGAAGTCACACGGACCCAGAAGCGGGAGGGTTCGGGCCAGTTTTCCCTGCCAGGAGCCATGTGCTTGCAG GGTGAGGGCCAGGGCCACCTGAGCCAGAAGAAGACGGTCACCATCCCCTCAGGCAGCATCCTCGCATTTCGAGTGGCCCAGCTGGTTATTAACTCTGACTTGG ACATCCTTCTCTTCCCGGATAAGAAGCAGAGGACCTTCCAGCCGCCCCCGACAG GCCACAAGCCTTCCAGGAGTGTAGGCGCCTGGCCACAGCTGCCCTCAGTCCTCTCCATGATGGGGTGCCTCCACAACTTGTCGGCAG ATGGGGTCCCTGCGGAGGAGACGTTCACTGAAGACTTCCAGGGCCTAAGGGCAGAGGTGGAGGCCATCTCCAAGGAACTGGAGCTCTTGGACAGAGCGCTGTGCCAGCTGCTGCTGGAGGGCCTGGAGGGGGTGCTGCGGGACCAGCTGGCCCTGCGAACCTTGGAGGAGGCG CTGGAGCAGGGCCCGAGCCTTGGGCCAGTGGAGTCCCTGGACGGTCCAGCAGGTGCTGTCCTGGAGTGCCTGGTGTTGGAATCCAGAATGCTGGTGCCGGAACTTGTCGTCCCCGTTGTCTACCTGCTGGGGGCACTGACCA TGCTGAGTGAAACGCAGCACGAGCTGCTGGCGGAGGCGCTGGAGTCGCAGACCCTGTTGGGGCCGCTCGAGCTG GTGGGCAGCCTCTTGGAGCAGAGTGCCCCGTGGCAGGAGCGCAGCACCATGTCCCTGCCCCCCGGGCTCCTGGGGAGCAGCTGGGGTGAAGGGGCACCGGCCTGGGTCTTGCTGGAGGAGTGtggcctggagctgggggaggacACGCCCCACGTGTGCTGGGAGCCGCAGGCCCAGGGCCGCATGTGTGCACTCTACGCCTCCCTGACACTGCTATCGGGACTGAGCCAGGAGCCCCACTAG